The Armatimonadota bacterium genome has a window encoding:
- a CDS encoding ABC transporter substrate-binding protein, which translates to MKNPHVAVLAALVALLVLSAGTPGAWGAAAKPKPGGWLVLSLGTDPPIFDSALATGIPNLGIILQVSETLTRISPEGGKVLPALAESWSVSPDGRTWTFKLRRGVRFHDGTPFNAEAVKFNVERILDPATRAPARPAFTMIDRVVPVDETTVQIVTAGPFAPLPAQLAYAPIAINSPTQVKKLGANYFTAPMGTGPFKFVHHLKGREVRLAANKEYWGGTPYLEGLVMRPIPETAARVMALEAGEVDAIYHVPPRDAARLRANPRFTVLTPPPQRKIFVGMNVQWGPFKDKRVRQALNYAVDKKAIVDKLFLGLAKITDSPVPHTGYGYFPIKTYEYNPARARQLLAEAGYPNGFRATLHYAPGRYLLDTEVVEAVQSYLAAVGVRVEIIRMEWGAYQAVLRKGVQESIVQMFFIGWGLPTLDADLAVKDYTEESWAPGGLNNMFYARDDLTRLVLAQRFFTDPEKRLYALRKIQEIIMEDAPQIFLYTEPQIHAKKADVKDFIISVTEMVDELHKTWLDR; encoded by the coding sequence ATGAAGAACCCGCACGTGGCGGTACTGGCAGCCCTGGTCGCCCTGCTCGTGCTTTCGGCAGGCACGCCGGGCGCGTGGGGCGCGGCGGCCAAACCCAAACCCGGGGGCTGGCTCGTCCTGTCGTTAGGGACAGACCCTCCCATCTTCGACTCCGCCCTGGCCACGGGGATCCCCAACCTGGGGATCATCCTCCAGGTGAGCGAGACGCTGACCAGGATCAGTCCGGAGGGCGGGAAGGTGCTGCCGGCGCTGGCCGAGTCCTGGTCCGTCTCCCCGGACGGCCGGACCTGGACGTTCAAGCTGCGCCGCGGCGTGCGCTTCCACGACGGCACCCCCTTCAACGCCGAGGCGGTGAAGTTCAACGTGGAGCGTATCCTGGACCCGGCCACCCGGGCCCCGGCGCGGCCGGCCTTCACCATGATCGACCGCGTCGTTCCCGTGGATGAGACCACGGTGCAGATCGTCACGGCCGGCCCCTTCGCCCCGCTGCCGGCCCAACTGGCCTACGCCCCCATCGCCATCAACAGCCCCACCCAGGTGAAGAAACTGGGGGCCAACTACTTCACCGCCCCCATGGGAACCGGGCCCTTCAAGTTCGTGCACCACCTGAAGGGCCGGGAGGTCCGGCTGGCGGCCAACAAGGAGTACTGGGGCGGGACCCCGTACCTGGAGGGCCTGGTCATGCGGCCCATCCCGGAGACGGCCGCCCGGGTCATGGCCCTGGAGGCCGGCGAGGTAGACGCCATCTACCATGTCCCTCCGCGCGACGCCGCCCGCCTGCGGGCCAATCCCCGGTTCACCGTGCTCACCCCGCCGCCGCAGCGGAAGATCTTCGTGGGCATGAACGTGCAGTGGGGCCCCTTCAAGGACAAGCGGGTGCGCCAGGCCCTTAACTACGCGGTGGACAAGAAGGCCATCGTGGACAAGCTCTTCCTGGGTCTGGCCAAGATCACCGACTCACCGGTGCCCCACACCGGGTACGGTTACTTCCCCATCAAGACCTACGAGTACAACCCGGCCAGGGCCCGGCAGCTCCTGGCGGAGGCCGGCTACCCTAACGGCTTCCGGGCCACGTTGCACTATGCACCGGGCCGCTACCTCCTGGATACGGAAGTGGTGGAGGCGGTGCAGTCCTACCTGGCGGCGGTGGGCGTGCGCGTGGAGATCATCCGCATGGAGTGGGGCGCCTACCAGGCGGTGCTGCGCAAGGGGGTCCAGGAGAGCATCGTCCAGATGTTCTTCATCGGCTGGGGGCTGCCCACCCTGGACGCCGACCTGGCGGTGAAGGACTACACGGAGGAGTCCTGGGCGCCCGGTGGCCTGAACAACATGTTCTACGCCCGGGACGACCTTACCCGGCTGGTCCTGGCCCAGCGTTTCTTCACCGACCCGGAGAAGCGGCTTTACGCCCTGCGCAAGATCCAGGAGATCATCATGGAGGACGCGCCGCAGATCTTCCTGTACACGGAGCCGCAGATCCACGCCAAGAAGGCCGACGTGAAGGACTTCATCATCTCGGTTACCGAGATGGTGGACGAGCTGCACAAGACCTGGCTGGACCGCTAG
- a CDS encoding ABC transporter ATP-binding protein — MSAPTHPSATGSLLEVRDLMVRYLTPAGPLTAVDGVSLALHRGEALGVVGESGCGKSTLARALLRILPAQTEVSGRVLLDGTDLLRLREEQMRRLRWARIALVPQSSMNALNPVHRVGDQIAEAIRAHRPISSVAARRQAESLLQAVGLDADRFTSYPHQLSGGQRQRVVIAMALALQPQVLIADEPTTALDVITQHAIVKELIRLRRALGVAVLYISHDISLVAQTCDRIAVMYAGRLVEVGPTRQVLHRPAHPYTMGLRNAFPDLRRARRLISIPGAPPSLLGEVRGCPFQPRCPFAVGVCATITPPLLPGEDGRLTACHRAAEAPALRLLAEDERLWEQVPA; from the coding sequence ATGAGCGCGCCCACCCACCCGAGCGCCACAGGCTCCCTGCTGGAGGTGCGCGACCTGATGGTGCGCTACCTCACCCCGGCCGGCCCGCTGACCGCTGTCGACGGCGTCTCCCTGGCGCTGCACCGCGGCGAAGCCCTGGGCGTGGTCGGGGAATCCGGCTGCGGGAAGAGCACCCTGGCCCGGGCGCTGCTGCGCATCCTTCCGGCGCAGACCGAGGTCAGCGGCCGGGTGCTGCTGGATGGGACGGACCTGCTGCGGCTACGGGAGGAACAGATGCGTCGCCTCCGCTGGGCGCGCATAGCGCTGGTGCCCCAGTCCTCAATGAATGCCCTAAACCCGGTGCACCGCGTGGGTGACCAGATCGCCGAAGCCATCCGCGCGCACCGCCCCATCTCCTCCGTCGCCGCGCGCCGCCAGGCGGAGTCCCTGCTGCAGGCCGTGGGGCTGGACGCGGACCGTTTCACCAGCTACCCCCACCAGCTCTCCGGCGGACAGCGGCAGCGTGTGGTCATCGCCATGGCCCTGGCCCTGCAGCCGCAGGTGCTCATCGCCGACGAGCCGACAACGGCGCTGGACGTCATCACGCAGCACGCTATCGTGAAGGAGCTGATCCGTCTGCGGCGGGCACTGGGCGTGGCCGTCCTCTATATCTCCCACGACATCTCCCTGGTAGCGCAGACCTGCGACCGTATCGCCGTCATGTACGCGGGCCGCCTGGTCGAGGTGGGACCCACGCGGCAGGTCCTGCACCGCCCGGCCCACCCCTACACCATGGGGCTGCGCAACGCCTTCCCCGACCTGCGCCGCGCCCGGCGGCTTATCTCCATCCCCGGTGCGCCCCCGTCGCTGCTGGGTGAGGTTCGTGGCTGCCCGTTCCAGCCGCGCTGTCCCTTCGCTGTGGGGGTCTGCGCCACCATCACGCCGCCCCTGCTCCCCGGAGAAGACGGCCGGCTCACCGCCTGCCACCGCGCCGCCGAGGCGCCAGCATTGCGTCTCCTGGCCGAGGACGAGCGGCTCTGGGAGCAGGTGCCTGCATGA
- a CDS encoding ABC transporter permease, with translation MRVRYLIRRLAQSLLTLWLIATITFVLFRLLPGDPTYALLDPSFPPDVRELLRQRFGLDRPLWVQYLHFLSNALRGEFGRSFFYHQPAMGIVREKLLNTVILAAAAFLFAYTLGILGGMLLAWRRGSRLELGGVTLALVFRSAPLFWTGMLSIMLFSFTLDWLPHAGLRTPGYVASGVLDKYLSWDFLTHLVQPAIVSGLYFLGFPLLLLRNTMLEVLGEDYIELARAKGLAEGRIMFHHAARNALLPVVTAASIYIALAAGGIAVIEYVFSWPGLGLEIVAATQRRDFPLAQAAFLLLGAMVVVMNFFTDLVYGYLDPRVSVR, from the coding sequence ATGCGCGTCAGGTACCTGATCCGCCGCCTCGCCCAGAGCCTGCTGACGCTGTGGCTCATAGCCACAATCACCTTCGTCCTCTTCCGCCTCCTGCCTGGCGACCCGACGTACGCGCTGCTGGATCCCTCCTTTCCGCCGGACGTGCGCGAGCTGCTGCGGCAGCGCTTCGGCCTGGATCGACCGTTGTGGGTACAGTACCTGCACTTCCTGAGCAATGCGCTGCGTGGGGAGTTCGGCCGGTCATTCTTCTACCACCAGCCGGCGATGGGCATCGTCCGGGAGAAGCTGCTGAACACCGTGATCCTGGCTGCGGCGGCCTTCCTCTTTGCCTACACCCTGGGCATCCTGGGAGGCATGCTCCTGGCCTGGCGGCGCGGCTCCCGGCTGGAGCTGGGCGGGGTGACGCTGGCCCTGGTTTTTCGCTCCGCACCGCTGTTTTGGACGGGGATGCTCTCCATCATGCTCTTCTCCTTCACCCTGGACTGGCTGCCGCACGCCGGCCTGCGTACCCCTGGCTATGTGGCCAGCGGCGTCCTGGACAAGTACCTCAGCTGGGACTTCCTCACCCACCTGGTCCAGCCGGCGATAGTCTCCGGCCTCTACTTCCTGGGGTTTCCGCTGCTGCTGCTGCGGAACACGATGCTGGAGGTCCTGGGAGAAGACTACATCGAGCTGGCCCGGGCCAAGGGACTCGCCGAGGGGCGCATCATGTTCCACCACGCGGCACGCAACGCCCTCCTCCCGGTGGTCACCGCTGCCAGCATCTACATCGCCCTGGCCGCCGGCGGGATAGCCGTGATCGAGTACGTCTTCTCCTGGCCGGGCCTGGGCCTGGAGATCGTGGCCGCCACGCAGCGGCGCGACTTCCCCCTGGCCCAGGCGGCGTTCCTCCTGCTTGGCGCCATGGTGGTGGTGATGAATTTCTTCACCGACCTGGTGTACGGCTACCTCGACCCGAGGGTCTCCGTGCGCTGA
- a CDS encoding 3-oxoacyl-ACP reductase family protein: MADGRVALVTGAGRGIGRATALALARAGAHVAVNYHTSIDGAEAAVREITGLGRRAIAVRADVADSARVTSMVEAVLRQMGRIDILVNSAGTASRIATTDLTEAEWDRVVDVNLKGAFLCVRAVLPTMMAQRWGRIINISSIAGQTGGRLGAHYAAAKAGLLGLTKFLARELGPWGITVNAVAPSGIPTDLLSQTGVDPAALAERPVGRAGTPEEVAAAVVFLAFDAAAYITGQTISLNGGLWMG; the protein is encoded by the coding sequence GTGGCTGACGGACGCGTCGCTCTGGTCACCGGCGCTGGCCGGGGCATCGGCCGGGCCACGGCGCTGGCGTTGGCCCGAGCCGGTGCCCACGTGGCGGTGAACTACCACACCAGCATTGACGGCGCAGAAGCCGCAGTCCGCGAGATCACCGGCCTGGGGCGCCGCGCCATCGCCGTCCGTGCCGACGTGGCCGACAGCGCCCGCGTAACGTCCATGGTGGAGGCTGTCCTCCGGCAGATGGGTCGCATCGATATTCTGGTGAATAGCGCGGGGACTGCCTCACGGATCGCCACTACCGATCTAACCGAGGCGGAGTGGGACCGCGTGGTGGACGTCAACTTGAAGGGAGCCTTCCTCTGCGTGCGGGCGGTACTGCCGACCATGATGGCTCAGCGATGGGGACGCATCATCAACATCTCGTCCATCGCCGGACAGACCGGCGGCCGCCTCGGGGCTCACTACGCCGCGGCGAAGGCGGGGCTGCTGGGCTTGACGAAGTTTCTGGCCCGGGAACTGGGCCCCTGGGGGATTACGGTAAATGCCGTAGCGCCGTCGGGTATACCCACCGACCTCCTGTCCCAGACGGGGGTGGACCCGGCGGCACTGGCGGAGCGTCCTGTGGGGCGCGCCGGGACCCCTGAGGAGGTGGCGGCAGCGGTCGTCTTCCTGGCTTTCGACGCCGCCGCATACATCACCGGGCAGACGATCAGCCTCAACGGCGGGCTGTGGATGGGCTGA
- a CDS encoding DinB family protein, whose product MIDPRGLLAEMLDGTAHRIHRVLTDISEEDARARPQGLAPIVWQVGHIALVDARALVRSGVAVEVPPAFEPLFTAGSGGEADYPPLASVLPVLDRVNDRLRQLALEGDLARKVEGTHSYATAGEALLFLLYHRGYHIGKITTLRALLGKGRVFG is encoded by the coding sequence ATGATCGACCCACGCGGATTGCTGGCAGAGATGCTTGACGGCACCGCGCACCGGATCCATCGAGTCCTGACCGACATCAGCGAGGAAGATGCGCGGGCCCGTCCCCAGGGCCTTGCCCCCATCGTCTGGCAGGTAGGCCACATAGCCCTGGTGGATGCCCGGGCGCTGGTGCGTAGCGGGGTGGCCGTCGAGGTGCCTCCTGCCTTCGAGCCCCTCTTCACCGCCGGCAGCGGCGGCGAAGCCGACTACCCTCCGCTGGCCTCGGTGCTCCCGGTACTTGACAGGGTGAACGACCGCCTGCGGCAGCTGGCGCTGGAAGGGGACCTGGCCCGGAAGGTGGAGGGCACGCACAGCTATGCCACCGCGGGTGAGGCGCTGCTCTTCCTCCTCTACCACCGCGGCTACCACATCGGGAAGATCACCACGCTGCGGGCGCTGCTGGGGAAGGGAAGGGTTTTCGGCTAG
- a CDS encoding ABC transporter permease, whose amino-acid sequence MATRMLALGVTVPRARWAQHRALRTFLRNRAAKAGLAILILLGLAAAFAGAISPHPPLAADLNRMLQPPSRAHPLGTDELGRDLLSRVLYGARISLTLGFVSVSIGLLAGTALGALGTYRGGWVDLLCMRFVDVLLSFPPVLLAICIVAVMGPSLYNAMIAIGIAQMPVYARLVRGLVLAIREQQYVEAARALGAHDSRILLRHILPNCLSPLIVQSTLQVASAILSAAALGFLGLGAQPPTPEWGAMLSKGRLYLRVAPHLTAFPGLAIFVTVLGFNLFGDGLRDALDPRMAARLGL is encoded by the coding sequence ATGGCTACCCGGATGCTAGCACTTGGTGTCACGGTCCCACGGGCCAGGTGGGCGCAGCACCGCGCGCTGCGCACCTTCCTGCGCAATCGCGCGGCCAAGGCGGGGCTGGCCATCCTTATCCTCCTGGGACTCGCCGCCGCCTTCGCCGGGGCCATCAGCCCCCACCCGCCCCTGGCCGCGGACCTGAACCGGATGCTGCAGCCCCCCTCGCGCGCCCACCCCCTGGGCACCGACGAGCTGGGGCGGGACCTGCTCAGCCGCGTCCTCTACGGTGCACGTATCTCCCTCACCCTGGGCTTTGTCTCCGTGAGCATCGGCCTGCTCGCGGGCACCGCGTTGGGCGCGCTGGGCACCTACCGCGGCGGGTGGGTGGACCTGCTGTGCATGCGATTCGTGGACGTACTCCTCTCCTTCCCCCCGGTGCTGCTGGCCATCTGCATCGTGGCGGTGATGGGCCCCAGCCTCTACAACGCCATGATTGCCATCGGCATCGCCCAGATGCCGGTGTACGCCCGCCTGGTCCGGGGCCTGGTGCTGGCCATCCGGGAGCAGCAGTACGTGGAAGCCGCCCGCGCCCTGGGCGCACACGACTCCCGCATCCTCCTGCGGCACATCCTGCCCAACTGCCTCTCTCCCCTCATCGTCCAGTCCACGCTGCAGGTGGCCTCGGCGATCCTCTCCGCAGCGGCTCTGGGCTTCCTGGGGCTGGGAGCGCAGCCCCCAACGCCGGAGTGGGGGGCAATGCTCAGCAAGGGCCGGCTGTACCTGCGGGTGGCGCCCCACCTCACGGCCTTTCCGGGGCTGGCCATCTTCGTCACCGTGCTCGGCTTCAACCTCTTCGGCGACGGCCTGCGGGACGCGCTGGACCCCCGCATGGCCGCGCGCCTGGGTTTGTAG
- a CDS encoding ABC transporter ATP-binding protein, whose translation MRSMQRPQHPATTSASAASLLEVRDLHKDFFLRGGLVGASWRRITALSGVSFSVPPGRIVGVVGESGSGKSTLGELVVGLQEPTGGEVCFDGRPLSAWLRRSPREFRRRAQIIFQNPYESLNPRFTVMDAVEEPLVIQGVPRRARRDAVVQALTDCGLRPAEDFLLRYPHELSGGQRQRVAIARAVVVDPDFLVADEPVSMLDVSVRSGILNLLADLRKRRGLAILFISHDLATVRYLCDEIIVLYLGHIMEQGAAEELVRRPRHPYTQALLAAAPLADPDQPLGEVPVRGEPETGTHERGCVFAPRCPHAVERCRAERPPLRPVVPGVLAACHFATPQGRTQVSV comes from the coding sequence ATGAGGAGCATGCAGCGGCCGCAGCACCCTGCTACCACCAGCGCAAGTGCGGCGTCCCTGCTGGAGGTGCGCGACCTGCACAAGGACTTCTTCCTGCGTGGCGGGCTCGTCGGGGCGTCCTGGAGGCGTATCACTGCACTGTCCGGGGTAAGCTTCTCCGTCCCGCCCGGCCGGATCGTCGGCGTGGTGGGAGAAAGCGGCTCGGGAAAGTCCACGCTGGGGGAACTGGTGGTCGGCCTGCAGGAGCCCACCGGGGGAGAGGTGTGCTTCGACGGGCGCCCCCTCTCCGCCTGGTTGCGCCGCAGCCCCAGGGAGTTCCGGCGCCGGGCGCAAATCATCTTTCAGAATCCCTACGAATCGCTCAACCCCCGCTTCACCGTCATGGACGCGGTGGAGGAGCCACTGGTCATCCAGGGAGTGCCCCGACGGGCGCGCCGCGACGCCGTGGTGCAGGCGCTCACGGATTGCGGCCTGCGCCCCGCGGAAGACTTTCTTCTCCGCTACCCCCACGAGCTCTCTGGCGGGCAGCGGCAGCGGGTAGCCATCGCTCGCGCCGTGGTTGTGGATCCCGACTTCCTGGTGGCGGACGAGCCCGTCTCCATGCTGGACGTCTCTGTCCGCTCCGGCATCCTCAACCTCCTGGCGGACCTGCGAAAGCGCCGCGGTCTGGCCATTCTGTTCATCTCCCATGACCTGGCCACGGTGCGTTACCTCTGCGACGAGATCATCGTCCTCTACCTGGGCCATATCATGGAGCAGGGCGCCGCGGAAGAACTGGTGCGCCGTCCGCGCCACCCCTACACCCAGGCGCTCTTGGCAGCTGCTCCTCTGGCCGACCCCGACCAGCCATTGGGCGAGGTGCCCGTGCGCGGCGAGCCGGAGACGGGGACGCATGAACGTGGATGTGTCTTCGCGCCGCGCTGCCCGCACGCCGTGGAGCGTTGTCGGGCCGAGAGGCCCCCGCTGCGTCCGGTGGTCCCGGGAGTCCTCGCCGCATGCCATTTCGCCACGCCACAGGGCCGTACCCAGGTGTCCGTATGA
- a CDS encoding ABC transporter permease: protein MDWRAHLTVIRRDRLASLGLFVLGFFALVALFAPWIAPHDPQEVLTTPQGRVAFLQPPSREYWFGTTNLGRDIFSQVVLGTRVALLVGLLAAILVTTVGTAVGVVAGYYRGWVDDVLMRAVDVAYALPFEPFIIALVGILRPSIWNIILAITLIMWRSPARIIRAQVLSLVERPYVKAARAAGAGHLRILGHHITPNILPLAFLYVAITAGWAITAEASISFLGFGDPRLVSWGQVLHTAFLTGSIRAAWWWVVPPGVCIMLLVLAIFFLSRAYEQLANPRLRTVAAVRAPLAPEATAVATAPAVARLREP, encoded by the coding sequence ATGGACTGGCGGGCCCACCTTACCGTCATCCGCCGCGACCGTCTGGCCTCCCTCGGCCTCTTCGTTCTGGGCTTCTTTGCCCTGGTGGCCCTCTTCGCTCCCTGGATCGCCCCGCACGATCCGCAAGAGGTGCTGACCACACCGCAGGGCCGCGTCGCCTTCCTCCAGCCGCCCTCCCGGGAATACTGGTTCGGCACCACCAACCTGGGACGGGACATCTTCAGCCAGGTGGTCCTGGGTACGCGTGTAGCCCTGCTGGTCGGGCTGCTGGCGGCGATCCTGGTCACCACCGTGGGCACGGCCGTCGGGGTGGTGGCCGGGTACTATCGCGGCTGGGTAGACGACGTCTTGATGCGCGCCGTGGATGTGGCCTATGCCCTGCCCTTCGAACCCTTCATCATCGCGCTGGTGGGAATTCTCCGTCCCAGCATCTGGAACATCATCCTGGCCATCACGCTGATCATGTGGCGCTCCCCCGCCCGCATCATCCGTGCCCAGGTCCTCTCCCTGGTTGAGCGGCCCTACGTAAAGGCGGCGCGGGCCGCCGGGGCCGGCCACCTGCGCATCCTTGGACACCACATCACCCCCAACATCCTGCCGTTGGCCTTCCTCTATGTGGCCATTACGGCGGGGTGGGCCATCACCGCGGAGGCCAGCATAAGTTTCCTTGGCTTCGGGGATCCCCGCCTGGTCTCCTGGGGGCAAGTCCTGCACACGGCCTTCCTCACCGGATCCATTCGTGCGGCCTGGTGGTGGGTGGTGCCGCCCGGGGTGTGCATCATGCTGCTGGTGCTGGCCATCTTCTTCCTCAGCCGCGCCTACGAACAGCTGGCCAACCCCCGCCTGCGAACCGTCGCGGCGGTACGCGCCCCACTGGCGCCGGAGGCCACGGCGGTGGCTACAGCTCCCGCGGTGGCCCGGCTGCGCGAGCCATGA
- a CDS encoding Lrp/AsnC family transcriptional regulator → MTAGSLRNSSPFSRAIDEVDRQILLHLQQDGRLTNSEIGRRLGLAEGTIRRRIERMLADGIVRIAAVANPFKIGLPIVALIGIEVDPPRLEEAARRLVAMPQVRYVGYSTGTYDIIIEAIFPSNQALLHFLTRQLARIRGIRKTETSLQLDVLKRSYEWQIPPVGPEMRRDGAIRPGGRRRAFTRRASEPKTRR, encoded by the coding sequence ATGACGGCCGGATCGTTGCGGAATTCGTCTCCATTTTCCCGGGCCATCGACGAAGTGGACCGGCAGATCCTGCTGCACCTGCAGCAGGATGGCCGGCTGACCAACAGCGAGATCGGTCGCCGCCTGGGGCTGGCCGAGGGGACCATCCGGCGGCGCATCGAGCGCATGCTGGCAGACGGCATTGTGCGCATCGCCGCCGTGGCCAATCCCTTCAAGATCGGCCTGCCCATCGTCGCCCTCATCGGCATCGAGGTGGACCCCCCGCGGCTGGAGGAGGCTGCCCGCCGCCTGGTGGCGATGCCCCAGGTCCGCTACGTGGGCTACTCCACGGGCACCTACGACATCATCATCGAGGCCATCTTCCCCTCAAATCAGGCTCTGCTACACTTCCTCACCCGTCAGCTGGCCAGGATCCGGGGTATCCGCAAAACCGAGACCTCGCTTCAGCTTGATGTGCTCAAACGCAGCTATGAGTGGCAAATCCCTCCGGTGGGTCCCGAGATGAGGCGGGATGGCGCCATCCGCCCCGGCGGGCGACGGCGCGCCTTCACACGGAGAGCCTCTGAGCCGAAGACACGGCGTTAG
- a CDS encoding MmgE/PrpD family protein, whose product MTATDRIAAFVHELSVATLSPTVIAVARRCLQDTLGCILGGAGTEPGRYAAALAREMGGAPEATLVLSQSRLPAPLTAFAHATMANALDFDDTLFGHPGATVVPTVLALGEAVGADGSALLAALVAGYEVSARVVACARPLIPRYTAMWDLGTLQTYGAAAAAAKLLALPPQKVNAALGLAGATAPVPLGRKDRALAEQGRSMVKSAYGWTVHSAILAARLAQRGFTGPAQIFDGTMGFWEMGAAATPRIAHLTDRLGETYLLEEVQFKPYPACRFLHPVLDGIRNLLAIGVRGEAVRGVEVRGFSLLQDEYHNISRPRSPTDAQFSVPYTVAVMLLDGRLGPDAFTPERLTDSRTLALADRVRVTVDPDFEAAYPQQLGAAVTITVTDGRSLEARVDRPRGDPGRPLTEEELREKFHLLSEPALGRDRTMALGALIDALPELDSVRSLTALLRTPAPG is encoded by the coding sequence ATGACCGCCACGGATCGAATCGCCGCATTCGTCCACGAGCTCTCCGTCGCCACACTCTCGCCGACGGTGATAGCGGTGGCGCGGCGCTGCCTACAGGACACCCTGGGCTGCATCCTCGGCGGTGCGGGCACCGAGCCGGGGCGCTACGCTGCCGCCCTGGCGCGGGAGATGGGCGGAGCGCCGGAGGCCACCCTCGTCCTCAGCCAAAGCCGGCTGCCCGCGCCGCTGACCGCCTTTGCTCACGCCACCATGGCCAACGCCCTGGACTTTGACGATACCCTCTTTGGCCACCCCGGAGCTACAGTGGTCCCCACGGTGCTGGCGCTGGGGGAGGCGGTTGGGGCCGACGGGTCCGCTCTGCTGGCCGCACTGGTGGCAGGCTATGAGGTCTCCGCGCGGGTCGTGGCCTGTGCCCGGCCGCTGATCCCCCGGTACACGGCCATGTGGGATTTGGGGACGCTGCAGACCTACGGAGCGGCCGCGGCGGCGGCGAAGCTCCTCGCGCTCCCCCCGCAGAAGGTGAACGCCGCGCTGGGCCTGGCGGGAGCCACGGCGCCGGTGCCGCTTGGGCGCAAAGACCGCGCGCTGGCGGAGCAGGGGCGCTCGATGGTCAAGTCCGCGTACGGGTGGACGGTGCACAGCGCCATTCTGGCGGCGCGCCTGGCGCAGCGCGGCTTCACCGGCCCGGCCCAAATCTTCGACGGCACCATGGGGTTCTGGGAGATGGGCGCCGCGGCCACGCCACGTATCGCTCATCTCACGGACCGTCTGGGCGAGACCTACCTGCTCGAGGAGGTGCAGTTCAAGCCCTACCCAGCATGCCGTTTCCTGCATCCGGTTCTCGATGGAATTCGCAACCTCCTCGCCATCGGCGTGCGGGGGGAAGCGGTTCGCGGCGTGGAGGTAAGAGGATTTTCTCTGTTGCAGGATGAGTACCACAACATCTCCCGCCCCCGCAGCCCTACCGATGCTCAGTTCAGCGTGCCGTACACGGTTGCCGTCATGCTGCTGGATGGCCGCCTCGGGCCCGATGCCTTCACTCCCGAGCGGCTAACCGATTCCCGCACCCTGGCGCTGGCAGATCGCGTGCGGGTCACGGTCGACCCGGACTTCGAGGCCGCCTACCCACAGCAGCTCGGAGCGGCTGTCACCATAACGGTCACGGACGGCCGTAGCCTGGAAGCGCGGGTGGACCGCCCTCGAGGCGATCCAGGACGCCCGCTAACGGAGGAGGAGCTTCGAGAGAAATTTCACTTGCTGAGCGAGCCCGCCCTGGGCCGCGATCGGACTATGGCTCTGGGCGCCCTGATCGACGCTTTACCCGAGTTGGACTCTGTACGCAGCCTCACCGCGCTGCTGCGCACCCCTGCCCCGGGCTGA
- a CDS encoding ABC transporter permease: protein MHRYLARRLTIMVPMLLGVSMIVFVLIRLIPGDPAELLASQWATAEDIALVRRAWGLDRPLPVQYAVFLTNLLRGDLGRSVASGVPVAAEIAGRYPATLLLAAASMAVALVVGGTAGVVSARRPYSWWDNGAMVLALVGVSMPAFWSGLMLIFLFGVLLGWLPASGMGTPRHLVLPAVTLGLVAAGIIARQTRSSMLEVLGQDYIRTARSKGVDEVAVTYRHALKNALIPVVTIVGLQFGTLLGGSVVVESVFAWPGMGRLLVDAVLVRDYPIVQASVLLFAATFALINLLVDVLYAFLDPRIRYG, encoded by the coding sequence GTGCACCGATACCTGGCCCGTCGGCTGACGATCATGGTGCCCATGTTACTGGGGGTCTCCATGATCGTCTTCGTGCTCATCCGGCTGATCCCCGGCGATCCGGCGGAGCTACTGGCCAGCCAGTGGGCCACCGCCGAGGATATCGCCCTGGTCCGCCGCGCCTGGGGGCTGGACCGTCCCCTTCCTGTGCAGTACGCGGTCTTCCTGACCAACCTGCTGCGCGGCGACCTGGGCCGGTCGGTGGCCTCCGGGGTTCCGGTTGCCGCTGAGATAGCCGGGAGGTACCCGGCTACCCTGCTCCTCGCCGCCGCCAGCATGGCTGTGGCCCTGGTCGTCGGGGGGACGGCGGGTGTCGTTTCCGCACGGCGGCCGTATTCCTGGTGGGACAACGGCGCCATGGTTCTGGCGCTGGTGGGCGTCTCCATGCCGGCGTTCTGGTCAGGCCTGATGCTCATCTTCCTGTTTGGCGTCCTCCTGGGGTGGCTGCCGGCCAGCGGCATGGGGACGCCACGACACCTGGTGCTCCCCGCGGTCACCCTGGGCCTGGTGGCCGCGGGGATCATCGCCCGGCAGACCCGTTCCAGCATGCTGGAGGTCTTGGGCCAGGACTACATCCGCACCGCTCGCTCCAAAGGGGTGGACGAGGTCGCCGTCACCTACCGGCACGCGCTGAAGAACGCCCTTATTCCCGTGGTGACCATCGTGGGCCTGCAATTCGGCACGCTGCTGGGCGGCTCGGTGGTGGTGGAGAGCGTCTTCGCCTGGCCGGGGATGGGGCGGCTGCTGGTGGACGCCGTCCTGGTGCGCGACTACCCCATTGTCCAGGCCAGTGTCCTGCTCTTCGCCGCCACCTTTGCCCTGATCAACCTCCTGGTGGACGTGCTCTACGCCTTCCTCGACCCCCGCATCCGCTACGGATGA